A single window of Salvia splendens isolate huo1 chromosome 8, SspV2, whole genome shotgun sequence DNA harbors:
- the LOC121745409 gene encoding adenine/guanine permease AZG1-like, which yields MEVETGPPPPPPQSHIGRFNSYVAKSRVGKRFKLTERNTSFTTELRAGTATFLTMAYILAVNASILSDSGGPCSVSDCTPLCPDPAACPLDSSCKFHPVNPGYAACLERTKKDLIVATVASSLIGCVVMGIFANLPLALAPGMGTNAYFAYTVVGFHGSGNVSYQSALAAVFIEGLIFLLISAVGLRAKLAKLVPKPVRISSSAGIGLFLAFIGLQSNQGIGVIAFSPSTLVTLGGCPAAARAAVQVLPNGTTSGDILCLHGRMESATLWLGIAGFIIIAFCLVKNIKGAMIYGIIFVTAVSWFRNTGVTAFPDTPAGDAAFNYFKKIVDIHKIESTAGALNFKSIGKGHFWEALVTFLYVDILDTTGTLYSMASFAGFADASGEFEGQYFAFMSDASAIVVGSLLGTSPVTTFIESSTGIREGGRTGLTAIAVAGYFMLAFFFTPLLASIPAWAVGPPLILVGVLMMKAVVEVDWADMRQAIPAFITLILMPLTYSIAYGLIAGIGTYIVLHFGDLIGDFLHRFRPITEVKQDQQV from the coding sequence ATGGAAGTGGAAACCGGCCCacccccgccgccgccgcagtcTCACATCGGCCGCTTCAACTCCTACGTCGCCAAATCCCGCGTCGGCAAGCGCTTCAAGCTCACCGAGCGCAACACCTCCTTCACCACCGAGCTCCGCGCCGGCACCGCCACTTTCCTCACCATGGCCTACATCCTCGCCGTCAACGCCTCCATCCTCTCCGACTCCGGCGGCCCCTGCTCCGTCTCCGACTGCACCCCCCTCTGCCCCGACCCCGCCGCCTGCCCCCTCGACTCCTCCTGCAAATTCCACCCCGTCAATCCCGGCTACGCCGCCTGCCTAGAGAGAACGAAAAAAGATCTGATCGTCGCCACTGTCGCCTCCTCCCTCATCGGCTGCGTCGTTATGGGCATCTTCGCTAACCTCCCCCTCGCCCTCGCCCCCGGGATGGGCACCAACGCCTATTTCGCCTACACCGTCGTCGGTTTCCACGGCTCCGGCAACGTCTCCTACCAATCCGCCCTGGCCGCCGTCTTCATCGAAGGACTCATCTTCCTCCTCATCTCCGCCGTCGGCCTCCGCGCCAAGCTCGCCAAGCTCGTCCCGAAACCCGTCCGAATCTCCTCCTCGGCCGGAATCGGCCTCTTCCTGGCCTTCATCGGCCTGCAGAGCAATCAGGGTATCGGCGTGATTGCCTTCAGCCCCTCCACATTAGTAACCCTAGGCGGTTGCCCTGCCGCCGCCAGAGCGGCCGTACAAGTGTTGCCAAATGGCACCACTTCTGGCGACATCCTCTGCCTGCACGGACGCATGGAAAGCGCCACGCTCTGGCTGGGCATCGCGGGATTTATAATAATCGCTTTCTGTTTAGTGAAAAACATTAAAGGAGCTATGATTTACGGGATCATATTTGTAACCGCCGTTTCCTGGTTCAGGAACACCGGAGTGACGGCGTTCCCCGACACGCCAGCAGGGGACGCCGCCTTCaattactttaaaaaaattgtgGACATCCATAAAATTGAGAGCACAGCTGGTGCTCTCAATTTTAAGAGCATAGGAAAGGGGCATTTCTGGGAAGCGCTGGTGACGTTCCTCTACGTCGACATTCTCGACACCACCGGGACCCTCTACTCGATGGCGAGCTTCGCTGGATTCGCGGACGCGTCCGGGGAATTCGAGGGGCAGTACTTCGCGTTCATGTCGGACGCGTCCGCGATCGTGGTCGGGTCGCTGCTGGGGACGTCGCCGGTGACGACGTTTATCGAGTCGTCGACGGGGATAAGGGAGGGGGGCAGGACGGGGCTGACGGCGATCGCGGTGGCCGGGTACTTCATGCTGGCGTTCTTCTTCACGCCGCTGCTGGCGTCGATTCCGGCGTGGGCGGTGGGGCCGCCGCTGATACTGGTGGGGGTGCTGATGATgaaggcggtggtggaggtggactGGGCGGATATGCGGCAGGCCATTCCGGCGTTTATCACCTTGATTTTGATGCCTTTGACGTATTCTATTGCTTATGGTTTGATCGCTGGGATTGGAACTTATATTGTGTTGCATTTTGGGGATTTGATTGGGGATTTCTTGCACAGATTTAGGCCTATTACTGAGGTTAAACAAGATCAACAAGTATGA